One Streptococcus sp. S1 DNA window includes the following coding sequences:
- the dnaX gene encoding DNA polymerase III subunit gamma/tau: protein MYQALYRKYRSQTFGQLVGQQVVARTLRQAVEQEKITHAYLFSGPRGTGKTSVAKIFAKAMNCPNQVNGEPCNDCYICESITNGSLEDVIEIDAASNNGVDEIRDIRDKSTYAPSLAKHKVYIIDEVHMLSTGAFNALLKTLEEPTENVVFILATTELHKIPATILSRVQRFEFKSIKLPDIVHHLESILATEGIAYEADAVQIIARRAEGGMRDALSILDQALSLTAGSELTTAIAEEITGSISLAALDQYVAAILAHDATAALDQLAIIFDNGKNMARFVTDLLQYLRDLLIVQTGGENTHASDLFAANLEADQARLFALIDQATTSLADIKNSLQPRIYTEMMTIKLAESTGQVSNSATLEVPSNVLAQLEDLKKEVAQLKQQLAQSGSSLPASKPTVARPTKSSKGYRADRNKVNAILQEAVENPELARTNLIRLQNAWGEIIESLAGADKALLIGSQPVAANENHAILAFESAFNAEQTMKRDNLNTMFGNILSNAAGFSPEILAVSLEEWTQIRAEFSAKARGQKAEVVEEEESVIPEEFHFLSDKITLQDD, encoded by the coding sequence ATGTATCAAGCTTTATATCGGAAATACCGTAGCCAGACCTTTGGCCAATTGGTCGGCCAGCAAGTGGTGGCACGGACATTGAGACAGGCCGTCGAGCAGGAGAAGATCACCCATGCCTATCTCTTTTCTGGTCCTCGTGGTACTGGGAAAACCAGTGTGGCCAAGATCTTTGCTAAGGCTATGAACTGTCCTAATCAAGTCAATGGGGAGCCTTGTAACGACTGCTATATCTGTGAATCCATTACCAATGGGAGCCTAGAAGATGTCATTGAAATCGATGCGGCATCCAACAATGGGGTGGATGAGATTCGGGATATTCGCGACAAATCCACTTATGCTCCGAGTCTAGCCAAGCACAAGGTCTACATTATCGATGAGGTCCACATGCTCTCAACAGGAGCCTTTAATGCCTTGTTGAAGACGCTGGAAGAGCCGACAGAGAATGTGGTCTTTATCCTCGCAACAACGGAGTTACACAAGATTCCAGCTACTATTCTGTCACGGGTGCAACGCTTTGAATTCAAATCCATCAAACTGCCGGATATCGTTCATCATTTGGAAAGCATCTTAGCTACAGAAGGCATTGCCTATGAAGCAGATGCTGTGCAGATCATCGCTCGACGCGCTGAAGGTGGGATGCGGGATGCCTTGTCCATTTTGGACCAAGCCCTGAGTCTGACTGCGGGTAGTGAGTTGACGACAGCAATCGCTGAAGAGATTACAGGATCCATCAGTCTAGCTGCACTCGATCAGTACGTGGCTGCCATCCTGGCTCATGATGCAACAGCAGCACTGGATCAGCTGGCGATTATCTTTGATAACGGGAAGAATATGGCCCGTTTCGTCACGGACTTACTTCAATACCTGAGAGATCTCTTGATTGTTCAGACAGGCGGAGAAAATACTCACGCTAGTGACTTGTTTGCGGCGAATCTTGAAGCTGATCAAGCCCGTCTTTTTGCCCTGATTGACCAGGCGACGACCAGTCTAGCGGATATCAAAAATAGTCTGCAACCGCGCATCTACACTGAAATGATGACCATTAAATTGGCTGAAAGTACGGGCCAAGTTTCTAACTCAGCTACTCTGGAGGTTCCTTCTAATGTGCTAGCTCAGCTGGAAGACTTGAAAAAGGAAGTCGCTCAACTCAAGCAACAGTTAGCGCAATCAGGTAGCAGTCTTCCTGCTTCAAAACCGACAGTAGCTCGTCCAACCAAGTCGAGCAAGGGCTACCGTGCAGATCGAAACAAGGTCAACGCCATTTTACAAGAGGCGGTTGAAAACCCAGAGTTGGCACGGACCAACTTGATCCGTCTTCAGAACGCTTGGGGGGAAATCATCGAGAGCTTGGCAGGTGCGGATAAGGCCCTCTTAATCGGATCCCAGCCGGTCGCTGCCAATGAAAATCACGCTATTTTAGCCTTTGAGTCTGCCTTTAATGCTGAACAGACCATGAAGCGGGACAACCTCAATACCATGTTTGGAAATATCCTCAGCAATGCTGCTGGCTTCTCACCAGAGATTTTAGCGGTTTCGCTGGAAGAATGGACCCAAATTCGGGCAGAGTTTTCGGCTAAGGCGCGTGGACAAAAAGCGGAAGTGGTAGAAGAAGAGGAAAGTGTCATCCCTGAGGAATTTCACTTTTTATCCGATAAAATCACTCTTCAAGACGATTAA
- a CDS encoding ABC transporter permease, with protein MLRNAFAYITRKWPKSLLLFAIILLMGTLSLIGLSMKGATQKASSESLGSITNSFSMQINRRTNPGTPRGAGNLRGEDIEKISQVEGITSSIKRINAIADILDHEIIETEETLQNQSPERAKHFKNTLMVTGVNDSSKEDKFVSGAYKLVQGEHLTDKDKNQILMHEDLAKKNGLKVGDKVRLKSNLYDADNEKGANETVEVTIKGLFSGKNQAPLTYAQELYEDTLISDLDTAAKLYGNTVQTATYEDATFFAKGDQDLDQLIEKIKALDIPWNYFDLVKSSSNYPALQKSISSMFQVADYLFIGSLIFASLLLTLLLVLWLNARRREVGILLALGLSKVQIAGQFVAELIMISIPAFLLSYGVAGLLAKGVGDTVLKNVTSGIAKQMAQESSAANLGGGAEAESFSKTLTDLHMDIQPSQLLVIVLVGGLLLILVSILSSQWLLHKKPKELLVDVE; from the coding sequence ATGTTGCGCAATGCTTTTGCTTATATCACACGTAAATGGCCCAAGTCTCTCTTGCTCTTTGCCATCATTCTCCTCATGGGGACCTTGAGCTTGATCGGACTCTCTATGAAGGGGGCGACCCAAAAAGCTTCATCGGAAAGCCTGGGATCCATCACCAATAGCTTCTCCATGCAGATCAATCGCAGGACCAATCCGGGAACCCCTCGGGGAGCTGGGAATCTCAGAGGAGAAGATATCGAAAAAATCAGCCAGGTAGAGGGGATCACCTCCTCCATCAAGCGGATCAATGCCATCGCAGATATCCTAGACCACGAGATCATTGAGACTGAAGAAACCCTGCAAAATCAATCTCCAGAGCGGGCCAAGCACTTCAAGAATACCTTGATGGTGACAGGGGTCAATGACTCTTCAAAAGAAGATAAATTTGTCTCTGGAGCCTACAAACTAGTCCAAGGGGAGCATCTGACAGACAAAGATAAAAACCAAATCCTCATGCACGAAGATTTGGCGAAAAAGAATGGTCTCAAGGTAGGCGATAAGGTGCGTCTCAAGTCCAATCTCTACGACGCTGACAATGAAAAAGGGGCCAATGAAACTGTCGAAGTGACCATTAAGGGTCTGTTCTCAGGGAAGAACCAAGCTCCTCTAACTTACGCCCAAGAGTTGTATGAAGATACCCTCATTTCTGACCTAGATACAGCTGCCAAGCTCTATGGCAATACTGTCCAAACAGCTACCTATGAGGATGCGACCTTCTTTGCCAAGGGGGATCAGGACCTCGATCAATTGATCGAAAAAATCAAAGCCTTAGATATCCCATGGAATTACTTTGACTTGGTTAAGAGTTCTTCCAACTACCCAGCCTTGCAAAAATCCATCAGTAGCATGTTCCAAGTGGCGGACTACTTGTTTATCGGTAGCCTCATCTTTGCTAGCTTGCTTCTCACCCTTCTCCTCGTCTTGTGGCTCAATGCCCGTCGCAGAGAAGTGGGAATCTTGCTGGCTCTGGGGCTCTCCAAGGTGCAGATTGCGGGGCAATTCGTGGCAGAATTGATCATGATCTCCATCCCAGCCTTCCTCCTTTCCTATGGAGTCGCAGGTCTTCTTGCTAAAGGAGTGGGAGATACGGTGCTTAAGAACGTCACCAGTGGCATTGCCAAACAAATGGCTCAAGAATCTTCTGCAGCCAACCTTGGTGGAGGAGCTGAGGCCGAAAGCTTCAGTAAGACCTTGACAGACCTCCATATGGACATCCAACCGAGCCAACTGCTGGTGATTGTGTTGGTCGGTGGCCTTCTCTTGATTCTGGTATCTATCCTTTCTTCACAATGGCTCTTGCATAAGAAACCAAAGGAACTCTTGGTGGATGTCGAATAA
- a CDS encoding DUF3272 family protein: MNRKQFAVIAVFTAMETYFFNEATMAGQMLFACFWALLILRNLQTAYMVEKIASAIEKEIRKKRK, from the coding sequence ATGAATAGAAAACAATTTGCAGTGATAGCAGTCTTTACTGCTATGGAGACATACTTTTTCAATGAAGCGACCATGGCGGGTCAAATGCTCTTTGCATGTTTTTGGGCCCTCTTGATCTTGCGCAATCTCCAGACAGCCTATATGGTGGAGAAGATTGCGAGTGCCATTGAAAAAGAAATCAGAAAGAAAAGAAAATAA
- a CDS encoding GAF domain-containing protein → MKHSEKESQYQLLLAQLDALLMGETNALANLSNASALLNQALPRSVFAGFYLYDQTELILGPFQGGVSCVHIALGKGVCGEAAQKQETMIVEDVRQHANYISCDSRAMSEIVVPMVKDVQLLGVLDLDSECVSDYDQLDKEYLEEFVALLIDKTNWDFKMFGVKN, encoded by the coding sequence ATGAAACATTCGGAAAAAGAATCACAATACCAGCTCTTGCTGGCTCAGTTAGACGCTCTCTTAATGGGAGAAACCAATGCCTTGGCTAATCTGTCCAATGCCAGTGCTCTTTTAAATCAAGCCCTGCCTCGTTCGGTCTTTGCGGGTTTTTATTTGTATGATCAAACGGAATTGATCCTGGGACCTTTTCAGGGAGGTGTTTCTTGTGTCCATATCGCTCTTGGAAAGGGTGTCTGTGGAGAAGCCGCTCAAAAGCAGGAAACCATGATTGTTGAAGATGTGCGCCAGCATGCCAACTATATTTCCTGTGATAGCCGGGCTATGAGTGAGATTGTGGTGCCTATGGTCAAGGACGTCCAGCTCCTTGGGGTTTTAGATCTGGATTCGGAGTGTGTCTCTGACTATGATCAGCTGGATAAGGAGTATTTGGAAGAGTTTGTCGCTCTCTTGATCGATAAGACAAACTGGGACTTTAAGATGTTTGGAGTTAAGAACTAA
- a CDS encoding ABC transporter permease has protein sequence MLLQQAIAYISRKRTRNLVLFLILLLILSCLYFCFSLMQVGGRLEDHIKQSAGTSFALTSKQGATPFALKEAEKVQQLAGVGSMVPQYESPVRILDKEAVTGQQSVERDDLGQEAKQALGAVFTQKTDQHLDFRSGSFQLVQGKHLSDKARGQILIHQELAKKNKLKVGDSLTLSSFQMGETPAKEQTFKIVGIFSGKKQEKFTGMTSDLSENQVYLPYEDATKLLGLSQQEVTQVTFGVKDPEKIDALLKQVKNLDLDWQSLRVVEDRKAFDQMKESSQTLEGLVRIMMIVLLVTGAGALSLLLSLWTRERIHEIGVLLSIGKSKGRIFGQFLLEVVLVSLLALIPAFLIGRMISHRFLEQFVGQTGQQQTLDLLHQIPQGLSLGIAYASLLCLILLSLGVTTSMIWRKTPKEILTKMS, from the coding sequence ATGCTCTTACAACAGGCAATCGCCTATATTTCTCGAAAAAGAACGAGGAATCTGGTCCTCTTTCTAATTCTCCTCTTGATCCTCTCTTGCTTGTATTTCTGTTTTTCACTGATGCAAGTAGGAGGAAGGCTGGAGGACCATATCAAACAGTCGGCTGGGACCAGCTTTGCCCTGACCAGTAAGCAGGGGGCTACTCCCTTTGCTCTGAAAGAAGCTGAAAAGGTGCAGCAGCTAGCTGGAGTTGGATCTATGGTTCCTCAATATGAAAGTCCCGTTCGCATTCTTGATAAAGAAGCGGTGACGGGACAGCAGTCGGTGGAGCGAGACGATTTGGGGCAGGAAGCCAAGCAAGCGCTAGGCGCTGTCTTTACCCAGAAGACAGACCAGCACTTGGATTTCCGCAGTGGTAGTTTCCAACTGGTGCAAGGCAAGCACTTATCCGACAAGGCTCGCGGCCAGATCTTGATCCACCAAGAGTTGGCTAAGAAGAACAAGCTAAAGGTCGGAGATTCCTTGACCTTATCCAGCTTTCAGATGGGAGAGACTCCTGCCAAAGAGCAAACCTTTAAAATCGTTGGGATCTTTTCGGGTAAGAAACAGGAAAAATTCACAGGGATGACCTCTGATCTGAGTGAGAATCAAGTCTACCTCCCTTATGAGGATGCGACTAAGCTTCTTGGTCTCAGTCAGCAAGAAGTGACCCAGGTCACCTTTGGGGTCAAAGATCCTGAGAAAATCGATGCCCTCTTGAAGCAAGTCAAAAACTTGGATCTGGATTGGCAGTCTCTCCGCGTGGTCGAAGATCGCAAGGCTTTTGACCAGATGAAAGAATCCTCTCAGACCCTAGAAGGCCTGGTACGGATCATGATGATCGTCCTTCTGGTGACGGGAGCCGGTGCCCTATCTCTCTTACTGAGTCTCTGGACACGAGAGCGGATCCATGAAATCGGCGTCCTCTTATCCATTGGGAAGAGCAAGGGCCGGATTTTTGGACAGTTCCTCTTAGAAGTGGTGCTGGTATCCTTACTAGCACTGATCCCGGCCTTTCTCATCGGGCGGATGATCAGCCATCGTTTCTTAGAGCAATTTGTCGGACAGACTGGTCAACAGCAGACTCTAGACTTGCTTCATCAAATCCCTCAAGGCCTTTCCTTAGGAATCGCCTATGCTAGCCTCTTGTGCTTGATCCTTCTGTCGCTCGGTGTAACGACCAGCATGATCTGGCGCAAGACCCCAAAAGAAATATTAACAAAAATGAGTTAA
- a CDS encoding ABC transporter ATP-binding protein — protein sequence MTSMLELKHVSYSYQSYQEEIFSDVNYQFKNGTFYSIIGQSGAGKSTLLSLLAGLDNPKKGQVLFDGEDIQTKGASYHRKHHVSLVFQNYNLIDYLTPLENVRLVNKQAGKEILLELGLDETQIKRNVLQLSGGQQQRVAIARALVSEAPVILADEPTGNLDEQTAGDIIAILKKLAKERQKCVIVVTHSKEVAEASDVVLELSRRSLVEKSK from the coding sequence ATGACATCTATGTTAGAACTCAAACATGTATCCTATAGTTACCAAAGCTACCAAGAAGAGATCTTCTCAGACGTGAACTATCAGTTCAAAAATGGGACTTTTTACAGCATTATCGGTCAGTCTGGAGCAGGAAAATCAACCCTCCTCTCCCTCTTGGCTGGTCTAGACAATCCCAAGAAGGGGCAGGTTCTCTTTGATGGGGAGGACATCCAGACCAAAGGGGCTAGCTACCACCGCAAGCATCATGTTTCCTTGGTCTTTCAGAATTACAATTTGATTGATTATTTGACGCCACTGGAAAATGTCCGTTTGGTCAACAAACAAGCTGGGAAAGAGATTCTCTTGGAATTGGGATTGGATGAAACGCAAATCAAACGCAATGTCCTGCAACTATCCGGAGGGCAGCAACAGCGGGTGGCCATAGCGCGTGCGCTCGTTTCAGAAGCACCTGTCATCTTGGCAGATGAGCCGACAGGAAACCTTGACGAACAGACAGCCGGTGACATCATTGCCATTTTGAAGAAGTTGGCCAAGGAACGCCAAAAATGTGTCATCGTCGTCACCCACAGTAAGGAAGTGGCAGAGGCCTCCGATGTGGTCTTGGAATTGAGTCGCCGTAGCCTCGTTGAGAAGAGCAAGTAA